The Castanea sativa cultivar Marrone di Chiusa Pesio chromosome 11, ASM4071231v1 genome contains a region encoding:
- the LOC142614729 gene encoding glutathione S-transferase U19-like produces the protein MAGKVVLLDFWPSLFGMRVRIALAEKGIKYESKEEDLSNKSPLLLEMNPVIKQIPVLIHNGKPVCESLITVQYIDEVWNDKCPLLPSDPYQRAQARFWADFVDKKVYVASRKIWRPKKEEQEAGKKEFLETLKTMEGELGGKPYFGGETFGYVDLSLIPFYSWFHAYKVLDNLNIEAECPKIIAWAKRCMQKDAVAKTFHDPKKVLEFVAQTRKKYVSA, from the exons ATGGCGGGCAAGGTGGTTCTGTTGGATTTCTGGCCTAGCCTGTTTGGGATGAGGGTCAGGATTGCTCTGGCTGAGAAGGGTATCAAGTATGAGTCCAAGGAAGAGGACTTGAGCAACAAGAGCCCTCTGCTTTTAGAGATGAACCCCGTTATCAAGCAGATCCCAGTTCTCATCCACAATGGGAAGCCTGTGTGTGAGTCCCTCATCACTGTTCAGTACATAGACGAGGTCTGGAATGATAAGTGTCCATTGTTGCCCTCTGATCCTTACCAGAGAGCTCAAGCCAGGTTCTGGGCTGACTTTGTTGATAAGAAG GTTTATGTAGCTTCAAGGAAGATATGGcgcccaaaaaaagaagagcaagAGGCAGGCAAGAAGGAATTCCTTGAAACCTTAAAGACAATGGAGGGGGAGCTTGGTGGCAAGCCTTACTTTGGGGGTGAAACATTTGGGTATGTGGACCTTTCTCTTATCCCCTTCTACAGCTGGTTCCATGCCTACAAGGTCTTAGACAATCTCAATATAGAGGCGGAGTGCCCCAAGATTATCGCGTGGGCTAAGAGGTGCATGCAGAAGGACGCTGTGGCCAAGACTTTTCATGACCCGAAGAAGGTTCTTGAGTTTGTTGCTCAGACAAGGAAAAAGTATGTTTCGGCGTAG